In Streptomyces sclerotialus, one genomic interval encodes:
- a CDS encoding D-alanyl-D-alanine carboxypeptidase family protein, whose protein sequence is MAAQLLTKRKTLLASALGGALLLSSPLVAQAVTAPEPPTVAAKGAVLVDGASGETLFGKDADTVRPMASTAKIMVASVVLDTPGVDLERRVPVKQEYRDYVTEHGSSQADLQTGDKLTIRQLLYGAMLPSGADAAYALADTFGTGTTSAERAKGFVAKMNAKADELHLDKTEFESFDGTGGDTSTPLELAKLAQHAMQNDTFRTVVKAKEYKGEAPAANGRTRYYSWTNTNQLLGSYDGVTGIKTGTTTPAGDCLVFAATRGDKTLIGTVLNDKDRYTDAAKMLDYGFGADSAEDMKLRKLPADAQRD, encoded by the coding sequence TTGGCCGCACAACTACTGACCAAACGCAAGACCCTCCTCGCGTCCGCCCTGGGCGGCGCGCTGCTCCTCTCCTCCCCCCTGGTCGCCCAGGCCGTCACCGCGCCCGAGCCGCCGACCGTCGCCGCCAAGGGCGCCGTGCTGGTGGACGGGGCGAGCGGTGAGACGCTGTTCGGCAAGGACGCGGACACCGTCCGCCCCATGGCCAGTACGGCGAAGATCATGGTCGCCAGCGTGGTACTCGACACCCCGGGTGTCGACCTGGAGCGCCGCGTGCCCGTGAAGCAGGAGTACCGCGACTACGTCACCGAGCACGGCTCCAGCCAGGCCGACCTGCAGACCGGCGACAAGCTGACCATCCGTCAGCTGCTGTACGGGGCCATGCTCCCCTCCGGGGCCGATGCGGCCTACGCCCTCGCCGACACCTTCGGCACCGGCACCACGAGCGCCGAGCGCGCCAAGGGCTTCGTCGCGAAGATGAATGCGAAGGCCGACGAACTCCACCTCGACAAGACGGAGTTCGAGTCCTTCGACGGCACGGGCGGCGACACCAGCACCCCGCTCGAACTGGCGAAGCTGGCCCAGCACGCCATGCAGAACGACACCTTCCGCACGGTCGTCAAGGCCAAGGAGTACAAGGGCGAGGCACCGGCGGCCAACGGCCGTACGCGCTACTACTCCTGGACCAACACCAACCAGCTGCTCGGCTCGTACGACGGTGTCACGGGCATCAAGACCGGCACGACCACGCCGGCGGGCGACTGCCTGGTGTTCGCGGCGACCCGGGGTGACAAGACCCTGATCGGTACCGTCCTGAACGACAAGGACCGGTACACCGACGCGGCGAAGATGCTGGACTACGGGTTCGGTGCCGACTCCGCGGAGGACATGAAACTGCGCAAGCTCCCGGCGGACGCCCAGCGCGACTGA
- a CDS encoding DUF5997 family protein: MTSHHQSTQTMKPATAAKKLGVYLEATPAEFQEGVVSRTELNALQTDPPEWLRELRRNGPHPRPVVASKLGVSISGLARGGVTEALTTEQIDALKAENPEWLQKERATQAEVRKEAVRIKEKNAQRREQNG; this comes from the coding sequence ATGACGTCGCACCACCAGAGCACCCAGACCATGAAGCCCGCCACCGCGGCGAAGAAGCTGGGTGTGTACCTCGAGGCCACCCCCGCCGAGTTCCAGGAGGGTGTCGTCTCGCGCACCGAGCTGAACGCACTGCAGACCGACCCGCCCGAGTGGCTGCGCGAGCTGCGGCGCAACGGCCCGCACCCCCGGCCGGTGGTGGCGTCGAAGCTGGGCGTCTCCATCTCGGGTCTGGCGCGTGGCGGAGTCACCGAGGCGCTCACCACCGAGCAGATCGACGCGCTGAAGGCGGAGAACCCCGAGTGGCTGCAGAAGGAGCGCGCCACCCAGGCGGAGGTCCGTAAGGAAGCCGTGCGGATCAAGGAGAAGAACGCCCAGCGCCGCGAACAGAACGGCTGA